One part of the Glycine soja cultivar W05 chromosome 11, ASM419377v2, whole genome shotgun sequence genome encodes these proteins:
- the LOC114372863 gene encoding polyadenylate-binding protein RBP47B'-like isoform X1, whose amino-acid sequence MASYQQASTIEEVRTLWIGDLQYWVDEGYLSHCFGHTGEVISIKIIRNKLTGQPEGYGFVEFVSHAAAERVLQTYNGTQMPATDQTFRLNWASFGIGERRPDAAPEHSIFVGDLAPDVTDYLLQETFRAHYPSVRGAKVVTDPNTARSKGYGFVKFSDENERNRAMTEMNGVYCSTRPMRISAATPKKTTGAYAAPAAPVPKPVYPVPAYTSPVVQVQPPDYDVNNTTIFVGNLDLNVSEEELKQNSLQFGEIVSVKIQPGKGFGFVQFGTRASAEEAIQKMQGKMIGQQVVRISWGRTLTARQDLPGGWGPQMDPNQWSAYYGYGQGYEAYAYGPAHDPSLYAYGAYPGYAQYPQQVEGAQDLSGMSVPTMEQREELYDPLAMPDVDKLNAAYLSVHGSAILGRSLWQKTCSSSLQQA is encoded by the exons ATGGCGAGCTACCAGCAGGCATCAACAATCGAGGAAGTGAGAACCCTATGGATTGGGGATTTACAATACTGGGTGGACGAAGGGTACCTGAGCCACTGCTTCGGCCACACGGGAGAAGTAATATCCATCAAAATCATCCGCAACAAGCTCACGGGCCAGCCCGAGGGCTACGGCTTCGTCGAGTTCGTATCCCACGCCGCAGCCGAGAGGGTTCTCCAGACCTACAACGGCACCCAAATGCCCGCCACTGACCAGACCTTCAGGCTCAACTGGGCCTCCTTCGGCATTGGTGAGCGCAGGCCCGATGCCGCCCCTGAACACTCCATCTTCGTCGGCGATCTCGCCCCCGACGTAACCGATTACCTTCTCCAGGAAACTTTTCGCGCTCACTACCCTTCCGTTCGCGGCGCCAAAGTTGTCACCGACCCCAACACCGCCCGCTCCAAGGGTTACGGCTTCGTTAAGTTTTCTGATGAGAATGAACGGAACCGCGCCATGACTGAAATGAACGGCGTTTATTGCTCCACCAGGCCCATGCGTATTAGTGCTGCTACGCCCAAGAAAACCACCGGTGCTTATGCTGCACCCGCCGCGCCTGTGCCCAAACCTGTGTATCCGGTTCCGGCCTATACTTCGCCTGTTGTTCAAGTTCAACCACCTGACTATGATGTCAATAATACTACC ATTTTTGTTGGTAATTTGGATCTTAATGTGTCAGAGGAGGAGCTgaagcaaaactctctgcaaTTTGGGGAAATTGTTTCTGTCAAAATTCAGCCTGGCAAGGGATTTGGTTTTGTTCAATTTGGGACCAG AGCATCTGCTGAAGAAGCCATTCAGAAGATGCAGGGAAAGATGATAGGCCAACAAGTGGTACGGATTTCTTGGGGTAGGACTCTAACAGCTAGACAG GACTTACCTGGTGGCTGGGGACCACAGATGGATCCAAATCAATGGAGTGCCTACTATGGGTATGGACAGGGTTATGAAGCCTATGCTTATGGGCCTGCTCATGATCCTTCATTGTATGCATATGGTGCATATCCTGGCTATGCACAATACCCCCAACAG GTTGAAGGTGCTCAAGACCTATCGGGTATGTCTGTGCCTACCATGGAACAAAGGGAGGAATTGTATGATCCATTGGCAATGCCCGATGttgataa ATTAAATGCTGCATACCTCTCAGTACATGGAAGTGCCATTTTAGGACGGTCGCTTTGGCAAAAAACCTGTTCGTCATCCTTACAGCAAGCTTAA
- the LOC114372863 gene encoding polyadenylate-binding protein RBP47B'-like isoform X2: MASYQQASTIEEVRTLWIGDLQYWVDEGYLSHCFGHTGEVISIKIIRNKLTGQPEGYGFVEFVSHAAAERVLQTYNGTQMPATDQTFRLNWASFGIGERRPDAAPEHSIFVGDLAPDVTDYLLQETFRAHYPSVRGAKVVTDPNTARSKGYGFVKFSDENERNRAMTEMNGVYCSTRPMRISAATPKKTTGAYAAPAAPVPKPVYPVPAYTSPVVQVQPPDYDVNNTTIFVGNLDLNVSEEELKQNSLQFGEIVSVKIQPGKGFGFVQFGTRASAEEAIQKMQGKMIGQQVVRISWGRTLTARQMDPNQWSAYYGYGQGYEAYAYGPAHDPSLYAYGAYPGYAQYPQQVEGAQDLSGMSVPTMEQREELYDPLAMPDVDKLNAAYLSVHGSAILGRSLWQKTCSSSLQQA, from the exons ATGGCGAGCTACCAGCAGGCATCAACAATCGAGGAAGTGAGAACCCTATGGATTGGGGATTTACAATACTGGGTGGACGAAGGGTACCTGAGCCACTGCTTCGGCCACACGGGAGAAGTAATATCCATCAAAATCATCCGCAACAAGCTCACGGGCCAGCCCGAGGGCTACGGCTTCGTCGAGTTCGTATCCCACGCCGCAGCCGAGAGGGTTCTCCAGACCTACAACGGCACCCAAATGCCCGCCACTGACCAGACCTTCAGGCTCAACTGGGCCTCCTTCGGCATTGGTGAGCGCAGGCCCGATGCCGCCCCTGAACACTCCATCTTCGTCGGCGATCTCGCCCCCGACGTAACCGATTACCTTCTCCAGGAAACTTTTCGCGCTCACTACCCTTCCGTTCGCGGCGCCAAAGTTGTCACCGACCCCAACACCGCCCGCTCCAAGGGTTACGGCTTCGTTAAGTTTTCTGATGAGAATGAACGGAACCGCGCCATGACTGAAATGAACGGCGTTTATTGCTCCACCAGGCCCATGCGTATTAGTGCTGCTACGCCCAAGAAAACCACCGGTGCTTATGCTGCACCCGCCGCGCCTGTGCCCAAACCTGTGTATCCGGTTCCGGCCTATACTTCGCCTGTTGTTCAAGTTCAACCACCTGACTATGATGTCAATAATACTACC ATTTTTGTTGGTAATTTGGATCTTAATGTGTCAGAGGAGGAGCTgaagcaaaactctctgcaaTTTGGGGAAATTGTTTCTGTCAAAATTCAGCCTGGCAAGGGATTTGGTTTTGTTCAATTTGGGACCAG AGCATCTGCTGAAGAAGCCATTCAGAAGATGCAGGGAAAGATGATAGGCCAACAAGTGGTACGGATTTCTTGGGGTAGGACTCTAACAGCTAGACAG ATGGATCCAAATCAATGGAGTGCCTACTATGGGTATGGACAGGGTTATGAAGCCTATGCTTATGGGCCTGCTCATGATCCTTCATTGTATGCATATGGTGCATATCCTGGCTATGCACAATACCCCCAACAG GTTGAAGGTGCTCAAGACCTATCGGGTATGTCTGTGCCTACCATGGAACAAAGGGAGGAATTGTATGATCCATTGGCAATGCCCGATGttgataa ATTAAATGCTGCATACCTCTCAGTACATGGAAGTGCCATTTTAGGACGGTCGCTTTGGCAAAAAACCTGTTCGTCATCCTTACAGCAAGCTTAA